One stretch of Roseimicrobium sp. ORNL1 DNA includes these proteins:
- a CDS encoding FAD-dependent monooxygenase translates to MVDFDAVIVGGGVAGASAALAIARAGGRVVVLEACVAMGRRVGETLDPAAKPLLESLGVWDAIADMHHIPCPGTVSLWGAPRPAERDFIFNPYGQAWQLDRASFDEMLLSQAEQSGIPIWRGQSGEHFERVGAGWEVKLTDETVRASWLIDATGRRSSVARRLGFKRETLDQLVAIHCSATTVGDEDRDGRLFLEALPYGWCYSVLVPGGRRVFSLQTDADLLPTQEWREVAWIVRCLRESALLSRHIRQQRYTFSDPPQLTSAHSGRLERFAGDGWLAVGDAAMSFDPLSGQGILKAVKSGLQAAEVVLHNSQASREQFEAYHELMWQDFVGSRKRYYASEQRWRANSFWSRR, encoded by the coding sequence ATGGTAGACTTTGATGCGGTCATCGTGGGCGGTGGCGTGGCTGGGGCGTCAGCAGCCCTGGCCATCGCCCGCGCTGGCGGACGAGTGGTGGTATTGGAGGCCTGCGTGGCAATGGGGCGCCGCGTCGGCGAAACGCTCGATCCTGCGGCAAAACCGCTCTTGGAGTCCCTCGGAGTTTGGGACGCCATCGCAGACATGCACCACATTCCTTGCCCTGGCACCGTGTCTCTCTGGGGGGCACCGCGTCCGGCGGAGAGGGATTTCATTTTTAACCCGTACGGCCAGGCATGGCAGCTTGACCGCGCAAGCTTCGATGAAATGCTCCTTTCACAAGCGGAGCAGAGCGGCATCCCCATCTGGCGCGGACAAAGCGGGGAGCATTTCGAGCGGGTCGGTGCCGGCTGGGAGGTGAAGCTAACGGATGAGACGGTGCGTGCTTCCTGGCTGATCGATGCCACAGGGCGCCGCTCCAGCGTGGCGCGCCGACTCGGCTTCAAGCGGGAAACACTTGATCAATTGGTCGCTATTCATTGCTCCGCGACTACCGTCGGCGACGAAGATCGGGATGGCCGCCTCTTCCTGGAGGCTCTCCCCTACGGGTGGTGCTATTCCGTGCTAGTCCCAGGCGGCCGGCGAGTATTCTCGCTGCAGACGGATGCCGATCTCCTGCCCACGCAGGAATGGCGGGAGGTTGCCTGGATCGTACGATGCCTGCGCGAATCAGCCCTGCTCTCTCGCCATATCAGGCAGCAGCGCTATACTTTTTCGGACCCTCCGCAACTGACCTCGGCTCACTCCGGCCGATTGGAACGCTTTGCTGGTGATGGTTGGCTCGCGGTGGGAGATGCTGCCATGTCCTTCGATCCTCTGTCCGGCCAAGGTATTCTAAAGGCGGTGAAGTCAGGACTGCAGGCTGCGGAGGTGGTACTTCACAATAGCCAGGCAAGTCGCGAACAGTTCGAAGCCTATCACGAACTTATGTGGCAAGACTTTGTCGGCAGCCGCAAGCGCTACTACGCAAGCGAGCAGCGGTGGCGTGCGAATTCTTTTTGGTCTCGTCGTTGA